tacgtgcGGACgtaaaaaacatttggtcctttacactccatagccgcaatttaacttgccacagCTGATGTTTGGTTTCTACAatagccgatagcgtagacagacctgcacgcgcatctcttccccctttGTTTGGCTGACTGTATTCCACTGCACATCTGTTTGCAGAAGTTGAAACAGGCTTCGTGGCGTcgatttgccttttttttttcctgcctgccgagattttgtgctaactaatttacagacgtgctattcaagactggggcagtacaattgacatcgcgctaaatgaatttgtgcaatctgaagacgtgctaagcgagggataggtgtactgacGTTGGCCTAATGACTTGTACCCACACATCGGATGTACAGGAGcacttttaagtttttattaaaaattatatgggTGTGTGTAATTACAATGCTAAATCTTATTCTGATTCAAGCGTAAAACAAAAATACGTCATTTTCCGTTTGGactaattcaaatatttaaaatttaggtGTGTTGGTGAAGTATGGAACTTTTCTTAGCCTGCTGCCAATTTTCACTGATCAGACCCAGAGCATGTACTCATGTACATTCATTCGCAGTAAAATGCagctatatttttttacaaagattGATTTCAAAAGTTTCAATTATCTTGATCGTTTGAACCACCAAAATTCTGACATTTGCTTGGGGAAAGAAGCTCAtgcatttatatttaatgtagtttatatgttattaataaaatataatttatgtagaTTGTTATATAATTTGATGTAAGAACCTTTTCAGTACACGTACAGGAATCTTAATTTATTCTTTTGTTACTGGTTAGATCCTTGTGGATGCGTTGGGACCTGAAACGTGGCGTAATGTGTCGCAGGCAAGTGGTGGGGAGCTCGGGACAAGCAGCCTGTGATCGCGATACACGGCTGGCAGGACAACGCCGGCTCCTTCGACACCCTCGTCCCGCTGTTGTCGGCCGACATCCCAGTGCTTTGCATCGACCTGCCTGGGCACGGGCTCTCCTCCCACTACCCGCCGGGACAGTTCTACTACATATTCTGGGACGGCCTCACTCTCGTTCGTAGGATCGTAAAGCACTTCAAATGGAGGAAAGTCACCATCGTGGGCCACTCTTTGGGCGGCGCAATAGGCTTCCTGTACGCCGCGACGTTTCCCGACGACATCGATAAGCTGGTGTCCTTGGACATCGTCAGCCCGGCCGTGAGAGAGATCCCCAAGATAGTGGGCCTCACGGGGCAAGCAATCGACAGATTCCTCAAGTATGAGCATTTAACGCAGGACAGCATCCCGTGCTACGACTACGACGAGATGATCGACTTGGTGGTCGATGCGTACAACGGATCGTTGACACGTCGATCGGGTGAGATCTTGATGAAGCGTGGCATGGTGTCGTCGACTGTGGGGTACGGTTATCACTTCTCTCGAGATGTTCGGCTGAAAGTCCCAGGTGTGGGGTTCCTATCGCTTGACATGGTTTTGGAGTACGCGTCGAAAATAACTTGTGAAGTCCTGAATATTAGAGGAAAACCAGGCATGGTATTTGACAGACCAGAGAACTATCACATAGTTCTAGATAAAATTAAAGAATCTGCTAAGAGTGTACAATATGTTGAAGTGGAAGGAACTCatcatttacatttaaataacccTGAACGCATATCACAttatataaatgattttttaaaggGTAGGGCTGGGTAATTTATTTGTTGGCTGCTTAGGCCTGGCAGACAaagtaattcaaatttttttacaaggATTTCATATGACAGTATTTTTGATTATGACtcagttattttttatttgtgtgctATATTGCTTGTTATTATTTGCAACTTTGGTGAAGAGTACTGTGAAGAATTTTAACAGAAATTATGTTACTATTTTAAATTAGTTAAGTCACAAAGTATAAAACAATAATGCTATAATTAGAGAATCTGAAGTGGTTGAATAAGTTGATTACTAGGTGTATTTTAAATGCAAGCTGTTGTAGTTATATTTTCTATGTTGGTTCTATTGCTCTAACATCCTTTACATTTCTAGGAACACTGTATGTATTGTACTTCCAGCTTCTTCCGACAGTTATTCCTTTCAACAGTCGCACCATGTTCTAGATATAGAAGGGCTGTAGTACACCAGTTGTTACTGTCAACTTGTTTGGCCaagtatatttacattttaacacCTTCTTAactgaaagaaaacattttaaaaaattcagaaagTGTTTCAATTATCTGGAAAACCGTCTTTTCagtgattttgtatttttaaaacccTAAGGCTCATTGCTCTGATTCAGTCATTTATTGTGCAACTAGGAAAATGGGTTCCTTGTACGTAACCATGTTTTTAAATCTGTTGAGAagtgtgtatatacatatgtatgtatgatATATACATACTTCATATTACACAAACGTGCATTATTTGTATAGGCATGGCAAATTCTGCCATATCCTTGCATAAACAGTCAAGCCTTAATAATACAAACCTGAAAGcaccataattttgtcactttgcgATTGTGAGGTTTGTATTAATCAAACTATTATAACATTTAATCagactttttgaagttatacttctttaggctcttaatggaaaaatgatgagtgaatttttacaatgcacacacaccatgcaacaaaatattCACAGGAAcgtggt
Above is a genomic segment from Bacillus rossius redtenbacheri isolate Brsri chromosome 7, Brsri_v3, whole genome shotgun sequence containing:
- the LOC134534095 gene encoding probable serine hydrolase isoform X2 — protein: MLHTDTTPEEIKIEVPWGHVNGKWWGARDKQPVIAIHGWQDNAGSFDTLVPLLSADIPVLCIDLPGHGLSSHYPPGQFYYIFWDGLTLVRRIVKHFKWRKVTIVGHSLGGAIGFLYAATFPDDIDKLVSLDIVSPAVREIPKIVGLTGQAIDRFLKYEHLTQDSIPCYDYDEMIDLVVDAYNGSLTRRSGEILMKRGMVSSTVGYGYHFSRDVRLKVPGVGFLSLDMVLEYASKITCEVLNIRGKPGMVFDRPENYHIVLDKIKESAKSVQYVEVEGTHHLHLNNPERISHYINDFLKGRAG